Genomic segment of Pseudalkalibacillus hwajinpoensis:
CAGCAAAATCAGAACCAAAATCTGCTGCCACATCAACATAATATTCTACTTGGTTTGCAAATTCTTCAAAGGAAGAGATTTTCTTCATCGCATATTGTATCGCACAAATTCGAACGGGGAATGACGATCTAAAGTGCCTTCTTGTAACGGCTTTGTATTCAACGTTATTCCACTCCATTAAAGTAGCAAATTGCTTTGAAGCTTTATCATCTGGTAAATAGTTCGGATTTATTCTCATAACATTAAATCCATTCATGAGCTGGAACGTTAAAACAGGATCATATATGTTCTGGAATTTCACTTCTTCTACGTATTCTGATGCTTTCATTTCATTCGCGTGTTTATGGTAATTCGGAATTCGCCCTCCGATAATAATACTCTTCACGTTTAATTCTCGCGCAAGATCTTTTCGTGCCTCATAAAGACGCTTACCGATTTTCATCCTTCTATATTCCGGATGAACCATCACTTCAATACCATAAAGGTTATAGCCATCAGGGTTATGATTTGTAATATATCCTTCATCCGTAATATCATCCCACGTATGCTGATCATCATATTCATCAAAGTTCACCATTAAACTTGAACAGGAGCCTATGATTTCTCCTTCGAGTTCTACACAAAATTGCCCTTCTGGGAAAATTTCCAGGTGACTCTCAAGGTGCTCTCTTTTCCAGGGATCCATTCCAGGAAAACATTTTTTCTGTAATGAAAGGATTTCATCTATATCTTCGTGATGAATTTGCCTAATCTCAATCTTTTTTTCGAATTTCGATACATCTAATTCTGACATATGCTTTCCCTCCACATTCCATCTATATTACTATGTACCCTATTTCCACATGATTCTATCCTGATTTTATCATAGGATGAACGAAATAGAAGAGACTGACATTTGTCAGTCCCTTTGTTCTTAACCCCGTGTTGTTCCATTCTGAGAAATGCTCGATAGTGCGGTGGCGGCCTCTTGATGGTCAGGTGTTTTCGTCGCAAAATCTCCAAGCGAAACCATTCCCACTACCTGATTGTTTTCAACAATAGGCAATCGTCGGATCTGATTCTGAGCCATTAATGCCGCTGCTTCTTCTGCACTCATGTTAGATGTAGCTGAGACAATATTGTTAGACATACATTGGCTCACCTGACAATCCGCATTTCCACCAGTTGCAGTGGCACGAGTCGTAATATCACGATCTGTAACCATTCCGCAAAGCTGACCATTTTTCATGACAGGTAATGAACCAATATTATACTGATTCATTAGAGCCGCTGCTTCCTGGATCGATTGCTCTGGTGTAACGGATACGATGTTCTTAGACATGAGGTTTTGCAGATTGTTATGCACAAGCATTCCTCCCAAGGTGTATGATCGTTCAGACAAGAAAGGCGGTGCCTTACAACATGTAGTGTAAGCTCCTTCGCCGGTTATTATTTATCCTTTTTATGTGAAATCAGGTTGTTATCAGTATGAAATACAATGTTCTCACCATCACTTGTAGCAATAATCGTTCCTATTTCATCTGTCCTTAGAACAGAAATATGATGTTCATTTAATCTCTGAATCACATTTTCATCTGGAAAATCATAACGATTATTTTTACCTACAGAAATAACAGCAGTCTCTGGGGTTACGGCTTTAAGAAATGTCTCTGATGTAGCCGAACTCGCACCATGGTGCCCCATTTTTAGAACATCAGATTTAATCTGTTTCCTTTTAACTTTTTCTAGCATTTGCTTCTCTACTTCTACCCCAGCGTCCCCCATCAACAGGAAGCTATTCTCTTTATGACTCAG
This window contains:
- a CDS encoding bifunctional GNAT family N-acetyltransferase/carbon-nitrogen hydrolase family protein; its protein translation is MSELDVSKFEKKIEIRQIHHEDIDEILSLQKKCFPGMDPWKREHLESHLEIFPEGQFCVELEGEIIGSCSSLMVNFDEYDDQHTWDDITDEGYITNHNPDGYNLYGIEVMVHPEYRRMKIGKRLYEARKDLARELNVKSIIIGGRIPNYHKHANEMKASEYVEEVKFQNIYDPVLTFQLMNGFNVMRINPNYLPDDKASKQFATLMEWNNVEYKAVTRRHFRSSFPVRICAIQYAMKKISSFEEFANQVEYYVDVAADFGSDFAVFPEIFTTQLMSFMDEKIPSKAVRRLTEYTEPYIELFTELAVKYNVNIIGGSHFVLEDEKIYNIAYLFRRDGTIEKQYKIHVTPNERRWWGIHGSDGIEVFDTDCGKIAIQICYDIEFPELGRIATDKGANILFTPFCTDDRQGYLRVRYCAQARAVENQIYTVIAGTIGNLSQVENMDVQYAQSGIFTPSDFAFSRDGIAGECHPNIETVVVGDVDLEILRRQRQSGTVRQLRDRRKDLYEIHYKK
- a CDS encoding CBS domain-containing protein, which gives rise to MLVHNNLQNLMSKNIVSVTPEQSIQEAAALMNQYNIGSLPVMKNGQLCGMVTDRDITTRATATGGNADCQVSQCMSNNIVSATSNMSAEEAAALMAQNQIRRLPIVENNQVVGMVSLGDFATKTPDHQEAATALSSISQNGTTRG